A stretch of DNA from Chloroflexota bacterium:
CATAGCCGGAGACGGACTCCTCCCACAGGTGAGTGCCATCGCTGCCTCTCTTGGCTATCACCGTTTCTGTCCGGTTATCCCATGGGCCTGTCTCAATATACACCAGAACATCCGGCAGGCCATCGCCGTCCAGGTCAGCCACCAGCTCGGCCTCGATGTCCACTTCGTCGCCGCTCTCTGACTCCTGCCACAGCACCGTGCCCTCGACGATCTCGAGGTAAGGCTCGCCATCAGCTAACGCCACCTGAGGCGCCATCACCATCCCCAATGCCAGGACCATGGCCACCATCACCACTATGGGAACCAGCTTCTGTACCTTAGACC
This window harbors:
- a CDS encoding VCBS repeat-containing protein produces the protein MWSKVQKLVPIVVMVAMVLALGMVMAPQVALADGEPYLEIVEGTVLWQESESGDEVDIEAELVADLDGDGLPDVLVYIETGPWDNRTETVIAKRGSDGTHLWEESVSGYEASIGAEVVGDLDGDGLPDVLVNSWVGPSDDPTDTVIAKKGNTGYHLWEESITGYSAYIDAEVVADLDGDGLPDVVV